CAGGGGCTTCCTACAGCCGCGTGGAATCTTGAGGTGATCAAGCCGAAAGAAACCGCGCGGGAGGAAGCCCATGAGTTATGTTCGCCAGGGCACGCTGTTCCCCTTCGAGGATTTTGTCGCCGCGCATGATGACAACGAGCGCTTGGTGCTGACGCTGGCGGCGCTGCCGGATGAAACGTTGCTTTGCTGGTTGCGCGAGCAACGTCAGCAGCGCCGCGATGATTATCCTTACGAGATGCTGTGGCGCTGCCTGATCGCCAAGTATGTCTATCAGATCAAGAGCTACGCCGAGTTGATCCGCGAGTTGCGGCGCAATGGTTCGTTACGCTGGTTGGTGGGGATCGAGAGTCTCGAGGGGGTGCCGCACGATTACCACTTCAGCCGTTTGTTGAAGGTACTCTCGTCGGCGCCGGGTCTGGCGCAGTTGCAGGCGATGTTTGACCGGCTGGTCGAGCAGTTGCGCGCGGCGCTGCCGGGGCTGGGCGAGCGCCTGGCGGTGGATGCCACGGCGGTGCATGCCTACAGCAATGAGCTGCGCAAAGACAAGAGCGATCCGGACGCGGCGTGGAGCGCGCGGCCCAAGCGTCAGCGGCGGCGCCGGGCCAGTGGCGGGGTCGAGCAATACCTGGACTACTGGTTCGGCTACTCGGTGCATCTGGTGGTGGACTGCCCGACCGAACTGCCGGTGGCTTTCGAGGTGACGGCGGCCAACGAGAATGAGACAACGCGCTTTGAACCGCTGCTGGAGCAACTGCAGCGCGCGCACGAGCCGTTGGTGTCTCGCACCCGGTTCGTGGTGGCTGACGCGGGCTATGACAGCACGGACAACTGCCGCTATGTGCTGCAGGAGCTGCAGGCCTTGCCGATCATCAAGATGCGGCTGACGCAGCAGCGGGCCGCTCGGGATCAGCCCTTCGCGGGCGCGACCAGCCT
This sequence is a window from Armatimonadota bacterium. Protein-coding genes within it:
- a CDS encoding transposase, whose translation is MSYVRQGTLFPFEDFVAAHDDNERLVLTLAALPDETLLCWLREQRQQRRDDYPYEMLWRCLIAKYVYQIKSYAELIRELRRNGSLRWLVGIESLEGVPHDYHFSRLLKVLSSAPGLAQLQAMFDRLVEQLRAALPGLGERLAVDATAVHAYSNELRKDKSDPDAAWSARPKRQRRRRASGGVEQYLDYWFGYSVHLVVDCPTELPVAFEVTAANENETTRFEPLLEQLQRAHEPLVSRTRFVVADAGYDSTDNCRYVLQELQALPIIKMRLTQQRAARDQPFAGATSLCTELGTQLCDSGHRMVYAGRDGDYLKWRCPVACGQAERCTAFGRCSASPYGTVRKISIWEDPRRFPGLARESKKWRREYRHRTAAERVNARLKDFLLLDELTVRGMNKVTAHVTLGLLVMLAGAAAMVGADKRERMRQVVRLVA